One part of the Arabidopsis thaliana chromosome 1 sequence genome encodes these proteins:
- a CDS encoding DNA-directed RNA polymerase (DNA-directed RNA polymerases; FUNCTIONS IN: DNA-directed RNA polymerase activity; INVOLVED IN: transcription; LOCATED IN: cellular_component unknown; EXPRESSED IN: 22 plant structures; EXPRESSED DURING: 13 growth stages; CONTAINS InterPro DOMAIN/s: RNA polymerase Rpb7, N-terminal (InterPro:IPR005576); Has 67 Blast hits to 67 proteins in 26 species: Archae - 0; Bacteria - 0; Metazoa - 0; Fungi - 6; Plants - 48; Viruses - 0; Other Eukaryotes - 13 (source: NCBI BLink).): protein MEGLKLSEAELMIFIHPSQSRNVFQGICRELSSLLFQYNETFDGVLLAYDATVKSKQAKILTGLHPYFGVRVNTRLLLFDPKPKSFVEGKIVKISPESIHVIVLGFSAAVITDVDIREEFKYRVRDGEGSFVSRSHKRHALKLGTMLRLQVQSFDEEVMHIAGSLLPENTGCVKWLEKKSEEALPTDRDHKRRKLA from the exons ATGGAGGGATTAAAGCTCTCAGAAGCGGaattgatgatttttattcATCCTTCCCAGAGCAGAAACGTTTTTCAAGGAATTTGTCGCGAGCTCAGTTCTCTTCTATTCCA GTATAATGAAACCTTTGATGGAGTTCTATTGGCTTATGATGCTACTGTGAAAAGCAAACAAGCTAAAATCCTTACAGGACTTCATCCTTACTTTGGCGTCAGAGTTAACACTAGACTACTCTTATTTGATCCTAAGCCCAAGAGTTTTGTAG AAGGGAAAATTGTGAAGATTTCTCCAGAGTCAATCCATGTTATTGTTCTTGGTTTCTCTGCTGCTGTCATTACAGACGTTGATATCCGGGAAGAGTTCAAATACAGAGTG AGAGATGGTGAAGGTTCTTTCGTGAGCAGATCGCATAAACGGCATGCACTAAAGCTTGGAACTATGTTGCGCCTTCAAGTCCAAAG TTTTGATGAAGAGGTTATGCATATAGCTGGATCTCTACTTCCGGAAAACACAGGATGCGTTAAGTGGCTCGAAAAGAAGTCTGAAGAAGCTTTGCCTACGGATAG GGATCATAAAAGGAGGAAACTCGCCTGA
- a CDS encoding DNA-directed RNA polymerase: MEGLKLSEAELMIFIHPSQSRNVFQGICRELSSLLFQYNETFDGVLLAYDATVKSKQAKILTGLHPYFGVRVNTRLLLFDPKPKSFVEGKIVKISPESIHVIVLGFSAAVITDVDIREEFKYRVRDGEGSFVSRSHKRHALKLGTMLRLQVQRLNF, from the exons ATGGAGGGATTAAAGCTCTCAGAAGCGGaattgatgatttttattcATCCTTCCCAGAGCAGAAACGTTTTTCAAGGAATTTGTCGCGAGCTCAGTTCTCTTCTATTCCA GTATAATGAAACCTTTGATGGAGTTCTATTGGCTTATGATGCTACTGTGAAAAGCAAACAAGCTAAAATCCTTACAGGACTTCATCCTTACTTTGGCGTCAGAGTTAACACTAGACTACTCTTATTTGATCCTAAGCCCAAGAGTTTTGTAG AAGGGAAAATTGTGAAGATTTCTCCAGAGTCAATCCATGTTATTGTTCTTGGTTTCTCTGCTGCTGTCATTACAGACGTTGATATCCGGGAAGAGTTCAAATACAGAGTG AGAGATGGTGAAGGTTCTTTCGTGAGCAGATCGCATAAACGGCATGCACTAAAGCTTGGAACTATGTTGCGCCTTCAAGTCCAAAGGTTAAACTTTTAG
- the GH9B7 gene encoding glycosyl hydrolase 9B7 (glycosyl hydrolase 9B7 (GH9B7); FUNCTIONS IN: hydrolase activity, hydrolyzing O-glycosyl compounds, catalytic activity; INVOLVED IN: carbohydrate metabolic process; LOCATED IN: plasma membrane; EXPRESSED IN: 23 plant structures; EXPRESSED DURING: 13 growth stages; CONTAINS InterPro DOMAIN/s: Six-hairpin glycosidase (InterPro:IPR012341), Glycoside hydrolase, family 9, active site (InterPro:IPR018221), Six-hairpin glycosidase-like (InterPro:IPR008928), Glycoside hydrolase, family 9 (InterPro:IPR001701); BEST Arabidopsis thaliana protein match is: glycosyl hydrolase 9B5 (TAIR:AT1G19940.1); Has 1881 Blast hits to 1863 proteins in 273 species: Archae - 2; Bacteria - 718; Metazoa - 187; Fungi - 17; Plants - 915; Viruses - 0; Other Eukaryotes - 42 (source: NCBI BLink).): MEEKSKSRGWCGWFIAIIVLASVILAVVYTVKLRTKKSGDDDGGGPVPGPPGAIDKKYADALKLALQFFDIQKSGKLENNKIPWRGDSGLKDGSEDNLDLSKGLYDAGDHIKFGFPMAFTATVLSWSILEYGDQMNAVNQLDPAKDSLRWITDYLIKAHPSDNVLYIQVGDPKVDHPCWERPEDMKEKRPLTKIDVDTPGTEVAAETAAAMASASLVFKDSDPTYSATLLKHAKQLFNFADTKRGSYSVNIPEVQKFYNSTGYGDELLWAASWLYHATEDKTYLDYVSNHGKEFASFGNPTWFSWDNKLAGTQVLLSRLLFFKKDLSGSKGLGNYRNTAKAVMCGLLPKSPTSTASRTNGGLIWVSEWNSMQQSVSSAFLASLFSDYMLTSRIHKISCDGKIFKATELRDFAKSQADYMLGKNPLGTSFVVGYGDKYPQFVHHRGASIPADATTGCLDGFKWFNSTKPNPNIAYGALVGGPFFNETFTDSRENPMQNEPTTYNNALLVGLLSSLVTTSSTLQSLK; encoded by the exons ATGGAGGAGAAATCCAAGTCAAGAGGTTGGTGCGGTTGGTTCATCGCCATTATTGTGCTAGCTTCTGTTATCCTCGCCGTCGTTTACACTGTTAAATTGAGAACGAAGAAATCCGGTGACGATGACGGTGGCGGTCCCGTTCCTGGACCTCCCGGCGCCATTGATAAGAAATACGCCGACGCTCTTAAGCTCGCTTTGCAGTTCTTCGATATCCAGAAAT CTGGTAAATTGGAGAACAATAAGATACCTTGGAGAGGAGATTCAGGTCTTAAAGATGGAAGTGAAGATAATCTGGATCTTTCCAAAGGCTTATATGATGCTGGAGATCATATAAAGTTTGGTTTTCCAATGGCTTTCACTGCTACAGTTTTGTCATGGTCGATTCTTGAGTATGGTGATCAAATGAATGCAGTGAACCAATTGGATCCTGCTAAAGACTCTCTCCGGTGGATCACTGACTATCTTATCAAAGCTCATCCTTCTGACAATGTCCTCTATATCCAG GTGGGAGATCCAAAAGTAGATCATCCATGCTGGGAGAGACCAGAGGatatgaaagagaagagaccACTTACTAAAATTGATGTAGATACTCCAGGGACAGAGGTTGCTGCTGAAACTGCTGCAGCTATGGCTTCAGCGTCTTTGGTGTTTAAGGATAGTGATCCTACATATTCAGCAACGCTTCTGAAACATGCGAAGCAGTTGTTTAATTTTGCAGATACAAAGAGAGGCTCTTACAGTGTTAACATACCTGAGGTTCAGAAGTTTTACAATTCGACTGGATATGGTGATGAGCTACTATGGGCAGCTAGTTGGTTGTATCATGCAACAGAGGATAAAACTTACCTTGATTATGTGTCTAATCATGGAAAAGAATTTGCTAGTTTTGGAAATCCTACTTGGTTTAGTTGGGACAACAAGCTTGCAGGAACACAG GTACTATTATCAAGATTACTCTTCTTTAAGAAAGATTTATCAGGAAGCAAGGGACTTGGAAATTACAGGAACACAGCTAAAGCTGTCATGTGTGGACTTCTACCAAAGTCTCCAACATCTACAGCTAGTAGAACAAACG GTGGTCTTATATGGGTTAGTGAATGGAACTCGATGCAACAATCCGTTTCGTCAGCGTTTTTAGCCTCGCTTTTCAGTGATTACATGCTCACTTCCCGTATCCATAAAATATCTTGCGACGGGAAAATCTTCAAAGCAACAGAGCTTAGAGATTTCGCCAAATCGCAg GCTGATTACATGCTGGGGAAGAATCCGTTGGGAACGAGCTTCGTGGTGGGTTATGGAGACAAATACCCACAATTTGTGCATCATAGAGGAGCTTCGATCCCGGCAGATGCAACAACGGGTTGCTTAGATGGATTCAAATGGTTTAACTCGACGAAACCAAACCCAAACATAGCATATGGTGCACTCGTAGGTGGACCTTTCTTCAATGAGACGTTCACTGACTCACGAGAGAACCCAATGCAGAACGAGCCAACCACTTACAACAATGCACTCCTCGTTGGTCTCTTGTCTAGTCTTGTCACTACATCTTCTACTTTACAGTCGTTGAAGTGA
- the LQY1 gene encoding DnaJ/Hsp40 cysteine-rich domain superfamily protein (DnaJ/Hsp40 cysteine-rich domain superfamily protein; FUNCTIONS IN: unfolded protein binding, heat shock protein binding; INVOLVED IN: protein folding; LOCATED IN: chloroplast thylakoid membrane, chloroplast stroma, chloroplast; EXPRESSED IN: 23 plant structures; EXPRESSED DURING: 13 growth stages; CONTAINS InterPro DOMAIN/s: Heat shock protein DnaJ, cysteine-rich domain (InterPro:IPR001305); Has 581 Blast hits to 563 proteins in 197 species: Archae - 4; Bacteria - 299; Metazoa - 12; Fungi - 21; Plants - 163; Viruses - 0; Other Eukaryotes - 82 (source: NCBI BLink).), with amino-acid sequence MPVSAPSPPRLHSPFIHCPINFTPSSFSARNLRSPSTSYPRIKAELDPNTVVAISVGVASVALGIGIPVFYETQIDNAAKRENTQPCFPCNGTGAQKCRLCVGSGNVTVELGGGEKEVSNCINCDGAGSLTCTTCQGSGVQPRYLDRREFKDDD; translated from the exons ATGCCAGTTTCAGCTCCATCTCCGCCTCGTCTTCATTCTCCGTTCATTCACTGTCCCATCAATTTcactccttcttctttctcggCGAGGAATCTCCGGTCGCCGTCAACATCTTATCCCCGAATCAAAGCTGAACTCGATCCCAACACG GTAGTCGCGATATCTGTAGGCGTAGCAAGCGTCGCATTAGGAATCGGAATCCCTGTGTTCTACGAGACTCAAATCGACAATGCG GCTAAGCGAGAGAATACTCAACCTTGTTTTCCCTGTAATGGCACCGGAGCTC AGAAATGCAGATTGTGTGTGGGAAGTGGTAATGTGACCGTAGAGCTTGGTGGAGGAGAGAAAGAAGTCTCAAACTGTATCAACTGTGATGGTGCTGGTTCCTTAACTTGCACTACTTGTCAAGGCTCTGGTGTTCAACCTCGATACCTTGATCGAAG GGAGTTCAAGGACGATGACTAA
- the HVA22G gene encoding HVA22-like protein G — translation MIGSFLTRGLLMVFGYAYPAYECFKTVELNKPEIQQLQFWCQYWYMHTFYPLSITFLGSYINLASFHSKHLCRIIVAALTIFERIGDALVSWLPMYSEAKLAFFIYLWFPKTKGTTYVYDSFFRPYIAKHENEIDRNLVKVKTRAKDMAMIYLQKAINQGQTKFFEILQYITEQSTPKSKAEEKKETTIPKLDDPILKVKENEVTK, via the exons ATGATTGGATCGTTTCTGACAAGAGGGCTTTT AATGGTGTTTGGATATGCATATCCTGCTTATGAGTGCTTCAAAACGGTCGAACTCAACAAGCCTGAAATTCAACAACTTCAGTTCTGGTGCCAGTATTGGTATATGCATACATTCTATCCTTTATCTATAACCTTTTTAGGTTCCTATATAAATCTTGCTTCCTTCCACTCAAAACATCTTTGCAGGATTATTGTAGCTGCTTTGACGATTTTCGAAAGAATTGGTGATGCTCTTGTTTCTTG GTTACCAATGTATAGCGAGGCGAAGTTGGCTTTCTTCATTTATCTCTGGTTTCCAAAGACTAAA GGAACAACATACGTTTACGATTCTTTCTTCAGGCCATATATAGCAAagcatgaaaatgaaattgacCGCAACTTGGTGAAGGTAAAGACTAGAGCTAAGGATATGGCAATGATATATCTCCAAAAAGCAATCAACCAAGGGCAGACCAAATTCTTTGAGATCTTACAGTATATCACAGAACAATCAACACCAAAATCTAAGGCTGAG gaaaagaaagagacaacaATACCTAAACTCGATGATCCAATTCTTAAGGTGAAAGAAAACGAAGTCACTAAATGA
- the HVA22G gene encoding HVA22-like protein G encodes MIGSFLTRGLLMVFGYAYPAYECFKTVELNKPEIQQLQFWCQYWIIVAALTIFERIGDALVSWLPMYSEAKLAFFIYLWFPKTKGTTYVYDSFFRPYIAKHENEIDRNLVKVKTRAKDMAMIYLQKAINQGQTKFFEILQYITEQSTPKSKAEEKKETTIPKLDDPILKVKENEVTK; translated from the exons ATGATTGGATCGTTTCTGACAAGAGGGCTTTT AATGGTGTTTGGATATGCATATCCTGCTTATGAGTGCTTCAAAACGGTCGAACTCAACAAGCCTGAAATTCAACAACTTCAGTTCTGGTGCCAGTATTG GATTATTGTAGCTGCTTTGACGATTTTCGAAAGAATTGGTGATGCTCTTGTTTCTTG GTTACCAATGTATAGCGAGGCGAAGTTGGCTTTCTTCATTTATCTCTGGTTTCCAAAGACTAAA GGAACAACATACGTTTACGATTCTTTCTTCAGGCCATATATAGCAAagcatgaaaatgaaattgacCGCAACTTGGTGAAGGTAAAGACTAGAGCTAAGGATATGGCAATGATATATCTCCAAAAAGCAATCAACCAAGGGCAGACCAAATTCTTTGAGATCTTACAGTATATCACAGAACAATCAACACCAAAATCTAAGGCTGAG gaaaagaaagagacaacaATACCTAAACTCGATGATCCAATTCTTAAGGTGAAAGAAAACGAAGTCACTAAATGA
- a CDS encoding C2H2-like zinc finger protein (C2H2-like zinc finger protein; FUNCTIONS IN: sequence-specific DNA binding transcription factor activity, zinc ion binding, nucleic acid binding; LOCATED IN: intracellular; EXPRESSED IN: 22 plant structures; EXPRESSED DURING: 13 growth stages; CONTAINS InterPro DOMAIN/s: Zinc finger, C2H2-like (InterPro:IPR015880), Zinc finger, C2H2-type (InterPro:IPR007087); BEST Arabidopsis thaliana protein match is: zinc finger protein-related (TAIR:AT5G54630.1); Has 773 Blast hits to 521 proteins in 53 species: Archae - 0; Bacteria - 0; Metazoa - 59; Fungi - 55; Plants - 387; Viruses - 0; Other Eukaryotes - 272 (source: NCBI BLink).), which produces MALLTFLPENAEAPQKHKPTSSKRKKRDNPTDQTQTQKHKPQKPKKAVPPKQPSSWDQIKNLLTCKQIEGSRVHDPSKNSQSGPSMTTNLSPSKLGSSCSSICSFRDVAHGNTRVVHRADHSPDVGNSATPNSETRLLTRKPGQHGSSSSRSLTSGSTRSNASGSYTSSSTTSFRAMQFRKLSGCYECHMIVDPSRYPISPRVCACSQCGEVFPKLESLELHQAVRHAVSELGPEDSGRNIVEIIFKSSWLKKDSPICQIERILKVHNTQRTIQRFEDCRDAVKARALQATRKDARCAADGNELLRFHCTTLTCSLGARGSSSLCSNLPVCGVCTVIRHGFQGKSGGGGANVANAGVRTTASSGRADDLLRCSDDARRVMLVCRVIAGRVKRVDLPAADASATAEKKSTVEDNSVVGVSSSGGTFDSVAVNAGVYSNLEELVVYNPRAILPCFVVIYKVLES; this is translated from the exons atggCTTTACTAACTTTCTTGCCGGAGAACGCAGAGGCGCCACAAAAACACAAGCCAACGTCTAGCAAACGAAAGAAACGCGATAATCCCACCGACCAAACGCAGACACAGAAACATAAACCGCAGAAACCGAAGAAAGCAGTACCTCCGAAGCAGCCATCTTCATGGGACCAAATCAAGAACCTATTGACTTGCAAACAAATCGAAGGGTCAAGAGTCCATGATCCTTCCAAGAACTCTCAATCTGGTCCGTCCATGACAACTAACTTATCTCCTTCCAAGCTTGGCTCGTCGTGCAGCTCCATTTGCAGCTTTAGAGACGTGGCTCACGGCAACACTCGTGTGGTTCATAGAGCTGATCACTCACCAGACGTAGGTAACTCGGCTACTCCTAACTCGGAGACTCGGCTTCTGACTCGGAAACCTGGTCAACACGGTTCTTCTTCGTCTCGGTCTCTTACATCTGGCTCAACGAGATCTAACGCCAGTGGGAGTTACACGTCATCGTCAACGACTTCGTTTAGAGCCATGCAGTTCCGTAAACTCTCCGGATGTTACGAATGTCACATGATCGTTGACCCGAGCAG GTATCCGATTTCGCCTAGGGTTTGTGCTTGTTCCCAATGTGGAGAAGTTTTCCCCAAGCTTGAAAGCTTAGAGCTTCATCAAGCAGTTCGTCACGCAG TTTCGGAGTTAGGTCCGGAGGATTCGGGTCGAAACATAGTGGAGATCATATTCAAATCAAGCTGGCTTAAAAAAGACAGTCCCATCTGTCAGATCGAACGGATATTAAAAGTCCACAACACTCAACGTACGATCCAACGGTTTGAGGATTGCCGAGACGCAGTGAAGGCGCGTGCACTTCAAGCAACCAGAAAAGATGCTCGTTGTGCCGCCGACGGCAACGAGCTCTTACGTTTTCACTGCACCACTCTCACTTGTTCACTCGGAGCTCGtggctcttcttctctctgctctAACCTCCCTGTTTGTGGCGTCTGCACCGTGATTCGCCACGGTTTCCAAGGAAAATCTGGTGGCGGAGGAGCCAACGTCGCAAACGCCGGTGTGAGGACGACGGCGAGCAGCGGAAGAGCTGATGATTTGCTGAGGTGTAGCGATGATGCGAGGAGAGTGATGCTTGTGTGCCGTGTGATCGCTGGGAGAGTTAAGCGAGTTGATTTACCGGCGGCGGATGCTTCGGCTACAGCGGAGAAGAAGTCAACGGTGGAGGATAACTCGGTGGTTGGAGTTTCTTCGAGTGGTGGTACGTTTGACTCGGTGGCGGTCAATGCTGGAGTTTATTCGAATCTTGAGGAGCTTGTGGTTTATAACCCGAGAGCTATATTACCTTGCTTCGTGGTTATTTACAAAGTTTTAGAATCttga